The genomic interval GTAGCCAGGAGGCGACGCGCCCATCCAGGGGGTACAGACCGCGCCCGGACGTGGCAATGCGCCACTGCACATCCCGTTGCTCCAAAATTGCGGTACTCACGCTTCCCGACCGCCCTTGCCGGCCCGTCGAGCGCGAAAAAAATCCTGCAGGAGGGCTTGGCTTTCACGGGCACCAGGGCCCTCACGCCAACGCAGACGATGGAGCCTGGGTTCGGCGTCGAGCACCCCGAGACGGCTGACCACCGCACCCCCTTTTGGATCGCGGGCAGCGAAGACGAGCTGCGCCACCCGCGCCTGCAGCATGGCCCCGGCACACATGGCGCAAGGTTCCAGGGTCACATACAGGGTCGTTCCCAACAATCGATAATTTCCAAGGGCGCGCGCCGCCTCGCGCAGGACCAGGATCTCGGCGTGGGCACAAGGGTCCTGCATTGCGATGGGGCGGTTGTGGGCACGAGCCAGCAGTGCGCCGCTGGCGCTGAGCAACACGGCGCCAACGGGCACTTCGCCGACCAGGCTCGCGCAGCGCGCCTGCTCCAGGGCAAGGCCCATCCAGTGCCGATCGTCCGTCTCGGCCGCCACCGGTCCACCGGCCACCGTCGCCGCCAAGCTGTCGCAGGGTTCCAGGATCATGGTTCGGAGTTTACGCGCAAAGACGGCACTCGGCCAAACCACCGCCGCGGCGGCACCGGAGGATTCGGCCTTGCGATTTACCTTGACAGGGCAAGGAATGCTGCTAATTTCCCACCCGAGTTGTAAAAAACAGACGTGCCCGAGATCCACGGCCCGCGCGGTGGCGGTCCCGAAGCGGGCGAATGAAGCTCAACCACAGCTTTGAAGGAAGATGACGTGCTGCGCTTGCCCAGTCCTCCGCTGCTCGGTCTGGATATATCTCCCGAGGCAGTCAAAATCGTCGAACTGTCGGCTTCCCGAGGACGTATCCGGGTCGAGAATGCCGATTCCGAAAGTCTACCCGCCGGCGCCGTCAACGATCGCGAGGTACTCGACGTCGACGTCGTGACCCACACCATCCGCAGCATGCTCGAGCGCTCACGCATCCGGACCAAGGCCGTGGCCACGGCCCTGCCCAGCAACGCCGTCATCGTCAAGGTCATCTCCCTGCCCGCCGATCTCAATGACGAGGGTATCGAGGAGCAGATCCGCTTCGAGGGCAGCCAGTACATTCCCTACAGTATCGATGCCGTCAACTTCGATTTCGCCGAACTCGGACCCGATGAGCAGCGCCGCGGCTACAAGCGGGTGCTGCTGGTGGCCTGCAAAAAAGAAACCGTCGAGGATCGCGCGGCCATCCTCGAGGCCAGCGGTCTGAAACCCAAGATCGTCGACGTCCAGCAATTCACCCTCTGGGGCCTTTTTCAGCATCTGGAAGGCCCGCAGGAAAAGTCGTCCGTGGCCTTGCTCGAGGTCGGGAGCCTCACCACCGCCCTCCACGTCTTCGAGGAGGGTCAGCCCATCTATTCGCGCGAGCACAATTTTGGCAGTGGGCGGCTGGCCGAAGAAGTGCAAAGGCGCTACAGCCTCGAGCCCCAGGACGCCCAGCGCATGCTGCGCTTTGGTGGGCTGCCGCAGGACTATCCCAAGGACATCCTGCAGCCCTTCGTTCGCAATCTGGCACAGGAAATCTTCCGGGCCGTGGATTTCTTTCAGGCCAGCATGCCGGACGTACAGCTGGCGACGGTGCGACTCTTCGGCGCTGGTGCCATGCTGCCGCAGCTGGACGCGCAGTTGCAGCAACTGGTGCACATCCCCGTTGCGGCACCCGATCCCTTTGCCGGCATGGAGATGGCGGCACAGGTCAGCCGCCGTTTCCTTGAGGCCGACCGCTCTTCCCTAGCCGTCGCCTGCGGCCTCGCGCTTCGGAGGCTGCCCGCATGATCCGCATCAACCTGCTGCCCTATCGCGAGGCGACCAGGGCTCGCCGCAGTCAACTCTTCGTTCTTGGCCTGGTGGGGGTGTTGCTGCTCGCGACCCTGCTCTACTACGGCATTTACAGCATTTTTGCGGCGCGCGTGGCCAACGAACAAGAGAAGGTCAACTACCTGCAGGGCGTGACCAAGGAACTCGATGTGAAAATCGCCTCCATTGCCGATCTGCGCAAGAAACGCGATGAGCTCCTCGCCCGCGAGGGCATCATCACCCGACTGCAGGACCAGCGTGACCTCGTCGTGCGGCTCTTCAATACCCTGGCCGCCATTACCCCGAAGGGCGTCTTCCTGACCCATCTGCAGCAGACGGGCAGCACCATCACCGTCAACGGGTACGCCCAGGCCAGTGACCAGGTGGCCGCCTTCATGCGCCACATCGAAGGTTCCGGCGTCCTCACCAAACCAACCCTGGACATCATCAGCAAAGCGCAACTGGCCGGGGATACCGTGGAACAGTTCACCCTGCAAATGCAGGTCGTATCCCCCACCGCCGCCACGGACAGCACCGCAAAGGATGCAGGAGCGCACCCATGACCCTCGATGAACTGCGCCACCTCCAGGTGGAGGACATCATGCGCTGGCCGACGAAGACCAAGGCCATTGCTGCACTCGTGCTGATCGTCCTGCTCGGTATCGTCGCCTGGATCTGGTTCATCTCGCCCGAGAACGACCGCTACAACACGCTTCACGCCCAGGAAGAGTCCCTGAAGAACGCAGTGCGGGAAAAGCAGTTGCTGGCGGCGAACCTGCCGGCCTACCAGGCCCAGATCCAGGAGATGAATCTGCGCTTTGAACGCTTCCTGCAGCAGCTACCCAACCGCAGCCAGATCCCCTCGCTGCTGGATGACGTCACC from Acidithiobacillus caldus ATCC 51756 carries:
- the tadA gene encoding tRNA adenosine(34) deaminase TadA, encoding MILEPCDSLAATVAGGPVAAETDDRHWMGLALEQARCASLVGEVPVGAVLLSASGALLARAHNRPIAMQDPCAHAEILVLREAARALGNYRLLGTTLYVTLEPCAMCAGAMLQARVAQLVFAARDPKGGAVVSRLGVLDAEPRLHRLRWREGPGARESQALLQDFFRARRAGKGGREA
- the pilM gene encoding type IV pilus assembly protein PilM; amino-acid sequence: MLRLPSPPLLGLDISPEAVKIVELSASRGRIRVENADSESLPAGAVNDREVLDVDVVTHTIRSMLERSRIRTKAVATALPSNAVIVKVISLPADLNDEGIEEQIRFEGSQYIPYSIDAVNFDFAELGPDEQRRGYKRVLLVACKKETVEDRAAILEASGLKPKIVDVQQFTLWGLFQHLEGPQEKSSVALLEVGSLTTALHVFEEGQPIYSREHNFGSGRLAEEVQRRYSLEPQDAQRMLRFGGLPQDYPKDILQPFVRNLAQEIFRAVDFFQASMPDVQLATVRLFGAGAMLPQLDAQLQQLVHIPVAAPDPFAGMEMAAQVSRRFLEADRSSLAVACGLALRRLPA
- a CDS encoding PilN domain-containing protein, translated to MIRINLLPYREATRARRSQLFVLGLVGVLLLATLLYYGIYSIFAARVANEQEKVNYLQGVTKELDVKIASIADLRKKRDELLAREGIITRLQDQRDLVVRLFNTLAAITPKGVFLTHLQQTGSTITVNGYAQASDQVAAFMRHIEGSGVLTKPTLDIISKAQLAGDTVEQFTLQMQVVSPTAATDSTAKDAGAHP
- a CDS encoding type IV pilus inner membrane component PilO, which gives rise to MTLDELRHLQVEDIMRWPTKTKAIAALVLIVLLGIVAWIWFISPENDRYNTLHAQEESLKNAVREKQLLAANLPAYQAQIQEMNLRFERFLQQLPNRSQIPSLLDDVTLAGRSRGLEFELFQPLPETNKDFYAEIPVKIKVVGSYDEIGRFAAAVAAMPRIVTINDIDISRVANTGSPAARAAATQKLVMQCTATTYRYLAEQNQQTEGKKP